From a region of the Solanum stenotomum isolate F172 chromosome 2, ASM1918654v1, whole genome shotgun sequence genome:
- the LOC125856561 gene encoding putative clathrin assembly protein At4g40080, which translates to MSKKRILRDIIGIFKDKASLLKANLSTKRGVSSIQVTVIRATTHASTSPPRNHRIAAIISAGDHSLPAIYACIDAIMDRLHSTQNPYVALKCLFIFHNIMAKGSLLYKDHVSFFPSSGGHNSLNLSGFYDKFDVETRQLSSWVRWYANVLERNMITSRTLGSYISPSSRLSINFDKIENHRGNNISFSNSVTEMESLVCLVEVICEAPESQYCQKIDLVHEIMILISEDYRSTQYHILIRLVELSSRVSRLSYLDLSELILCLSKLEGCRKKLNELFIRRKNDLFWEMVSQKKMDMEKVKYEREKQGLLLWNVDENCDELNWSSQRFGGKIQQFLVAAS; encoded by the coding sequence ATGAGCAAAAAAAGAATACTCAGGGACATTATCGGTATTTTCAAAGACAAAGCTTCCCTTCTCAAAGCCAACTTATCAACAAAACGCGGcgtttcatcaatccaagtcaccGTTATACGCGCCACCACACACGCCTCCACATCTCCACCACGGAACCACCGCATCGCCGCCATCATCTCCGCCGGTGACCACTCCCTCCCCGCCATTTACGCATGTATCGACGCGATCATGGACCGCCTTCATAGTACCCAAAATCCGTACGTTGCCTTAAAATGtctattcatttttcataacaTTATGGCTAAAGGTTCACTATTATACAAAGATCATGTATCCTTTTTTCCATCCTCCGGTGGCCATAATTCGTTAAATCTTTCGGGGTTTTACGATAAATTCGACGTTGAAACGCGACAACTATCGTCGTGGGTACGATGGTATGCTAATGTCCTTGAACGTAACATGATTACGTCTAGGACATTGGGTTCATATATTTCTCCTTCGTCAAGATTATCGATAAATTTCGATAAAATTGAGAATCATAGGGgtaataatattagtttttcTAATTCCGTTACGGAAATGGAATCATTGGTGTGTTTGGTGGAGGTAATTTGTGAAGCGCCCGAGTCACAATATTGTCAAAAAATTGACTTAGTCCATgaaattatgatattaatttCGGAGGATTATCGATCGACGCAGTACCATATATTGATACGACTCGTTGAGTTATCGAGCCGAGTTTCGAGATTGAGTTACCTTGATTTGTCTGAGTTGATATTGTGTTTGTCAAAGCTAGAGGGATGTAGGAAAAAGttgaatgaattgtttatacgacgaaaaaatgatttattttggGAAATGGTAAGTCAAAAGAAAATGgatatggagaaggtgaaataTGAAAGGGAAAAACAAGGTTTATTACTATGGAATGTTGATGAGAATTGTGATGAGTTAAATTGGTCATCACAAAGATTTGGAggaaaaattcaacaatttttggTTGCTGCTTCATAG